The genomic window GGGGAAGAAGGATACGTTGTAGGATTCGAGGTAATGAGTATGGTTGTAATTGATGTTGGGTGGTGGATGGtagatggtggatggtggatggcagatggtagatggtagatggGTATGGTAATGGATGAGGAGCAGAGTAATAAATATCGGGATTTCTTCGAGGGATTGACACAGTAAGTGTTTGTTCAGTGCGTTGCGGTCAGGATTTAGCTTCAAACAAGTCCTCACAGGCGATTGCCCCGCCAAAAGAGATTGCTGATTCCAGGCAATACGCGTGAATTGATACGAGGCGAGGGAGCGAGGGAGCGAGGGAGGGAGTGATATGGAACGAGTGAAACGTTGACAGAATCTCGTCGTGGCgatgtggttgtggttgtggttgtggttgtggttgtgttgTAGCACGAGTGGCAGAgccaatatcaatcaatatggAAGAATAGAGTACGGCTTCTTCtacttttctctttttgcTTTGGGATCGGTGTATGTGCCACTACTCGCACTCTTCGCAATGAGAGGCTGCAACGATATCTAAATTAAACAGACGTCCCTCAgactctctctctctctctcgctccctctctccctccctctctccctctcaacACTATGCCTTATCACCTGCTTACAACCTGCGAGGGCAGTGGGCAGTGTTTGTAAGGGGGCGACTTCCAATGTAACATTGCTCCTCTCGACCACAGCCCATCCGTCTCCTTAGTCACGTGCACGCACCATCGACTTGTCTCCTGCACCTTCCACGGCAACGCGGGCGGGGCGGCCATGCACCTCAACTCCGAACATTCGTGATAACGAGATCCGATAAGGACGCTCGTCTTGCGGTTGATGGGCCAAGTTGCACGTATGTACTCCGTCCGTATCGACTCGTATCTCCCCAGCTCGTGCGTACCAAaagtatcaatatcaatgcGGCAGCAAATCCTGCATGGTAAAAGCATCCTCCATCGCATATCGCGCACAGGATTCTTCACATTCTTCTCGTGCATACGTAAGCAATGGAAACGAAATCAGCCTCGATACATCCACGAGGGAATCCTCCATAGTGATCTTCAGCATAACAAAATATCAGCCTCCCTGGCTTGGTGTGGCTGGTGGCTCTAGTCGAGGTTAGACCACCTCACCACCACGGTTCCTCGACCGTAGCCTTGTTGAGCCACACCTGTCATGTACCCACTCTTGGAACCTCATCGCATTGATCGAACTACCACTcaccaaatcatcaacaccGTAACAACTTTaatacttttgatttatttggGGAACAATTCCATCAGAGAAACTATCCGCTCCTTCAATTACAACACACTTTAATCTAAAAACAAACCGCAGCCGCGTCATCTCTATCTGTTGGTCAATCGTGGCGCAAAGTAAATATTCACAACCACCTTGACAATGGGGATCATTCGCAAGAAGACGGCAATGAGAGGGGGTGAAGGCGGTGTTAAATATGTCTGTGATATGTGTTCCGCAGACGTCACAAATACCGTACGTACTCTCCATCAATCTCCGGTCTATCGTCCCGCGTAGCTGTCCAAAGAGCTAACTCTCTTCCCAATCATAGGTCCGGATTAGATGCGCCCATTCTGCTTGCAATGAATACGACCTCTGTGTACAATGTTTTGCCGACGGCAAATCCTCCTCGCAGCATCAACCTGCTACTCACCCATTTAGAGTTATCGAACAAAACTCGGTACCAATCTACGAACCGGATTGGGGAGCAGATGAAGAACTACTATTACTGGAAGGGTGTGAGATATACGGATTGGGTTCTTGGGCAGATATCGCAGATCACATTGGAGGATTCCGAACTAAAGAAGAGGTCCGAGATCATTACAAGAAGGTCTACTTGGATAGTCCAAAATTCCCATTACCAAAACGCGCTAGTCCACACGATACCGAGTTGATGGATGCATTACCTCGAGACGAATTCCAAGCGCGAAAGAAGGCGCgaatagagaagagaaaagaggcAGCTAAAAATCAACCTCCACCGCAACCGAAAAAGAAGCCTACAGCAAGTGTTCCATCATGTCATGATATTCAAGGTTATATGCCTGGTCGTCTGGAGTTCGAGACCGAATATGCAAATGAAGCAGAAGAGGCCGTTCAGTTAATGTCATTTGAACCTGGTGATGGAGTTAATCCCACTACAGGAAAGGTGGAACCGGAATTCGAGCTCAAAATGACCGTAATGAACATATACAATCAGCGATTAACACAGCGAGCCGATCGTAAAAAGGTCATATTTGAACATAACCTTCTGGAATATCGCAAAGCAGTTGCTCTTGACAAAAAACGtacaaaggaagaaagggatCTCCTTACGCGTACAAAACCTTTTGCAAGaatgatgaatcatgatgattatgaagaATTCTCAAAAGGGCTCATTGATGAGTTAAACTT from Botrytis cinerea B05.10 chromosome 15, complete sequence includes these protein-coding regions:
- the Bcada2 gene encoding Bcada2, with amino-acid sequence MGIIRKKTAMRGGEGGVKYVCDMCSADVTNTVRIRCAHSACNEYDLCVQCFADGKSSSQHQPATHPFRVIEQNSVPIYEPDWGADEELLLLEGCEIYGLGSWADIADHIGGFRTKEEVRDHYKKVYLDSPKFPLPKRASPHDTELMDALPRDEFQARKKARIEKRKEAAKNQPPPQPKKKPTASVPSCHDIQGYMPGRLEFETEYANEAEEAVQLMSFEPGDGVNPTTGKVEPEFELKMTVMNIYNQRLTQRADRKKVIFEHNLLEYRKAVALDKKRTKEERDLLTRTKPFARMMNHDDYEEFSKGLIDELNLRLAVQQLQEWRQMKIGDLKSGEKYEQDKQQRIHKAQPMGSMDRERYATSTKNKPPPVVETPSGAAALVAPELPDSIFKSEPNDDKENLMNGNGSLTNGIKQQSPIIKREPIQVQPLSTITPLPLNPSSTPDYHLLTPGEIDLCEKTRLNPKPYLVIKEAVLKEALKGDGKLKRKMVKEIARVEGAKGGKIFDFFLHVGWVGKA